AACAGCCTCGAACCGTTCAAGCACCCTCGGGAAGATGGCTCAGAAATATCCGCGCCATGTCATCGATGCCGTCACACGACTGCTCGCGGGGCAACTCGCTGTCGAAGAGGTCGCGGGTCACGCCGAGGGTTCCGTAGGAGGTCTCGACGGTAAGTATGCAATTCCCCCCTCGGCTTCCAACATGCTTGGTTACTGCACGGCGGCCGTCTATATCATACTCGTGGAGTTCGGACTCCGACTCCTTCGCAACATACTCATCATATGTCGAGTTTGATGAGCCGATATTCACGTACATTCCTCGGGGCCCCGGCCGATAGGCGCAAATCAGGAAGGTGCGGTCACTACTGGATACGTCCTCGAACGAGCGCGTCGACGGCTCCAGGCCTGCTGCTCGCAATGCGTCATCGGGAATATCCATACACGGATCAAAAATTACATCTGGGCGAGCGGACAGATCCGTGAGCCTAGGTTTACGGATTTCCGAAGTGGACGACGGACTCGCAAACGGCGAATTGCCCTCCTGGCCGCCTGCGCTGCATCCAGAAACCAGAACGGCCGCACAGGTCGATGCCACGATACCCCAGGCTCTCACGACGAGATTCCTCCGGCGATACCCGCAATTTTTTGCATCACGGCACTTTCCTGATCCGCGTAGGCGTCACCACCTGCCCGAAACGCATCCCTCATCGCCTCTACAGCCTCCTTGAAGTCGATCAATCGGTCATACACGGAGTCCTCGCCGCCAGAGCCCTTCCGCTTGTATCCGACCTCGAGTTGATTGGCTGAATCGAAACCGCCGAACCCACTTACCCAGTCGAGCGCCGCGGACTTCCCCATCGCCTCCTCCAGATTCGTGATGATGTCCTCGCATATCCCGACGAGTTCTTCGATCGCGCCGTCTGTCAGATGTAGCGGTTTCTGCTCACTCATCAGTGCCCCCCGGGTCCTCATATAGTGGTGCTCGGCCGTCATGCTAACCGACCCTTCCAGCCTGGAAGCGTCCAGTGCTACGTGGCGAGACAGCATGCTGCACCTCGAACGTCACCAAGTCACTCCACACAACGAGGCCCCAACGGTGGCCGGGTCGCCTGGTTCCGCGATCCCCACGACAACGTGCTGTCGTTGTTCGAGCAGAACGTCTGATTGCAGGCCCGGAGGCTGCGCCTACAGTTCTCTTCATGGACGAACTGCGCATCGGCACGCCGCTCACTGCGAACGCGACCCGCGTGATGCTGCTCGGCTCGGGTGAGCTGGGCAAGGAAGTGGTCATCGCACTGCAACGCCTCGGTGTCGAGGTGATCGCGGTGGACCGCTACGACCACGCACCCGGCCATCAGGTGGCGCACCGCGCGCACACGATCGACATGACCGACCCCGCCGCGCTGCTCGCGGTGATCGACTCGGAGCGACCCCACTACGTG
This genomic interval from Rhodococcus triatomae contains the following:
- a CDS encoding DUF3558 domain-containing protein, which codes for MRAWGIVASTCAAVLVSGCSAGGQEGNSPFASPSSTSEIRKPRLTDLSARPDVIFDPCMDIPDDALRAAGLEPSTRSFEDVSSSDRTFLICAYRPGPRGMYVNIGSSNSTYDEYVAKESESELHEYDIDGRRAVTKHVGSRGGNCILTVETSYGTLGVTRDLFDSELPREQSCDGIDDMARIFLSHLPEGA